In one window of Nicotiana tabacum cultivar K326 chromosome 12, ASM71507v2, whole genome shotgun sequence DNA:
- the LOC107828901 gene encoding protein ASPARTIC PROTEASE IN GUARD CELL 2-like yields MFVPLQQILVLLIVVIFSAATNTTTASEIKNSTTAHALFPYPTHENFNVQETISQLATKIQTPHEKQEEDFHFDDENGEEKRNLKLKLIHRDKLYFSNYFSNHSKMFEARMKRDVKRVSSLIHRITGGGNGYRVEEFGSDVVSGMDQGSGEYFVRIGVGSPARNQYMVIDSGSDIVWVQCQPCTQCYHQSDPVFDPSLSGSFAGVSCGSSVCDRVENSGCHAGRCKYEVLYGDGSYTRGTIAIETLTFGHNMVKNVAIGCGHSNSGMFTAAAGLLGLGGGSMSLVGQLGGQTGGAFSYCLVSRGTESTGSLEFGRRVLPVGAAWVPLIRNPLAPSFYYIGLTGLGIGDAQVPISEEVFKITELGDGGVVMDTGTAVTRFPAVVYVAFRDAFLAETASLPRAPAISIFDTCYDLNGFVTVRVPTVSFFLMGGQILTLPARNFLIPVNDKGTFCFAFAPSASGLSIIGNIQQEGIQISFDGANGFVGFGPNIC; encoded by the coding sequence ATGTTTGTCCCCTTACAACAAATACTAGTTTTGCTAATTGTGGTCATTTTCTCTGCTGCCACAAATACAACAACTGCAAGTGAAATCAAGAACTCAACTACTGCCCATGCACTATTCCCATATCCCACTCATGAAAATTTCAATGTTCAAGAAACCATTTCCCAATTAGCTACAAAAATCCAAACCCCACatgaaaaacaagaagaagaCTTTCAttttgatgatgaaaatggagaagaaaagagAAACTTGAAGCTCAAGCTAATTCACAGAGATAAATTATACTTTTCCAATTATTTCTCTAACCATAGCAAAATGTTTGAAGCTCGCATGAAAAGAGATGTGAAAAGGGTGTCTAGTCTCATTCACAGAATCACTGGTGGTGGAAATGGGTATCGGGTCGAGGAATTCGGGTCGGATGTAGTTTCGGGTATGGATCAAGGAAGTGGTGAATATTTTGTTAGGATTGGTGTAGGTAGTCCAGCTAGGAACCAATACATGGTTATTGATTCTGGCAGTGATATTGTTTGGGTACAGTGTCAGCCCTGTACCCAATGCTATCACCAATCCGACCCGGTATTCGACCCGTCTCTTTCCGGATCATTTGCCGGGGTATCTTGTGGTTCGTCGGTTTGTGATCGGGTTGAGAATTCGGGTTGTCATGCGGGTCGGTGCAAGTATGAGGTTCTATACGGTGATGGTTCATACACTAGAGGTACAATTGCTATTGAAACACTTACTTTTGGTCATAATATGGTTAAAAATGTGGCTATTGGGTGTGGACATAGCAATAGTGGCATGTTTACTGCAGCTGCTGGTTTGTTGGGACTTGGTGGTGGGTCCATGTCACTTGTGGGCCAACTTGGTGGGCAAACGGGTGGGGCATTTAGTTATTGTTTAGTGAGTCGGGGCACCGAATCAACCGGGTCGCTTGAGTTCGGTCGCAGAGTATTACCCGTGGGTGCAGCATGGGTACCCTTGATCCGAAATCCACTGGCCCCGAGTTTCTACTATATCGGGTTAACGGGTCTTGGAATCGGAGATGCTCAAGTACCGATATCAGAGGAAGTATTTAAGATAACCGAGCTCGGAGATGGTGGAGTGGTCATGGACACTGGGACAGCCGTGACAAGGTTTCCTGCGGTAGTGTATGTGGCGTTTCGAGATGCATTCTTAGCAGAAACCGCTAGCCTTCCTCGGGCACCCGCAATCTCAATATTCGACACGTGTTACGATCTAAACGGGTTCGTGACGGTTCGGGTACCAACCGTTTCATTTTTCCTCATGGGTGGGCAAATACTAACCCTTCCAGCTAGAAACTTTCTAATTCCAGTGAATGATAAGGGTACATTCTGCTTTGCATTTGCTCCATCAGCATCAGGACTTTCCATAATAGGAAATATCCAACAAGAAGGCATCCAAATTTCTTTTGATGGAGCAAATGGTTTTGTGGGATTTGGTCCCAATATTTGCTAG